TGCCGGAGGCGATCCGCAAGGCGACCGAAAGCGCCAAGCGCGACCTGATCTTCGTGCCGCTCCGCTCGGGCCGCACGCTGCACCATGACGTGGAAGGCCGCTGGGGCGCCGGCAAGGTTCTGCTGCGCGCCGCCAAGCCGGGTACCGGCATCATCGCCGGCGGCCCGATGCGCGCCGTCTTCGAGACGCTCGGCATGCACGACGTCGTCGCCAAGTCGATGGGCTCGTCCAACCCGTACAACATGGTTCGCGCCACCTTCGACGCGTTGAAGAGCCAGTTGCATCCGAAGGATGTCGCCGCTCAGCGCGGCATCAAGTATTCGACCCTTCAGGCACGCCGCGGCTCCGCGGTTACGGCTGAAGAATAAGCGCTGACCAGGGGATCAAAACCATGGCCAAGAAAGCAGCAGCCCAGAAGGCAGCCAGGACGGTGACCGTCGAGCAGGTCGGTTCGCCGATCCGCCGGCCGAAGGAACAGCGTGCGACGCTGGTCGGCCTCGGTCTGAACAAGTTGCATCGCCGCAGCACGCTGGAGGACACTCCCTCCGTGCGGGGCATGATCAACTCGGTGCAGCATCTCGTTCGCGTCGTCGACGAGAAGTGAGCTGAGGAGCAAGACAGATGAAACTCAACGAAATCAGCGACAAGCAAGGCGCGACCCATTCGCGCAAGCGCCTCGGCCGTGGTATCGGCTCGGGCTCTGGCAAGACCGGCGGCCGCGGCGTGAAGGGCCAGAAGGCGCGCTCGGGCGTTGCCATCAACGGCTTCGAGGGTGGTCAGATGCCGCTTTATCGGCGTCTGCCGAAGCGCGGCTTCAAGAACCCGTTCCGCAGCGACTTCAACGCCGTCTCGCTCGCTCGCATCCAGGCCGCGATCGACGCCAAGAAGCTCGACGCCTCGGCGACGGTCGACGCAGCCGCGCTGGTCAAGGCCGGCGTGATTCGTCGCGTCAAGGACGGTGTCCGCGTTCTCGGCGGCGAGGGCGAG
The window above is part of the Rhizobiaceae bacterium genome. Proteins encoded here:
- the rpmD gene encoding 50S ribosomal protein L30, producing the protein MAKKAAAQKAARTVTVEQVGSPIRRPKEQRATLVGLGLNKLHRRSTLEDTPSVRGMINSVQHLVRVVDEK
- the rplO gene encoding 50S ribosomal protein L15, producing MKLNEISDKQGATHSRKRLGRGIGSGSGKTGGRGVKGQKARSGVAINGFEGGQMPLYRRLPKRGFKNPFRSDFNAVSLARIQAAIDAKKLDASATVDAAALVKAGVIRRVKDGVRVLGGEGEFKARLTLDVAGASKSAIEKIEKAGGSVKLPEKAEPQPKVKKAK
- the rpsE gene encoding 30S ribosomal protein S5, whose translation is MAQERREGGRDRERSRDREERDSEFVDKLVHINRVAKVVKGGRRFGFAALVVVGDQKGRVGFGHGKAREVPEAIRKATESAKRDLIFVPLRSGRTLHHDVEGRWGAGKVLLRAAKPGTGIIAGGPMRAVFETLGMHDVVAKSMGSSNPYNMVRATFDALKSQLHPKDVAAQRGIKYSTLQARRGSAVTAEE